The Chitinophaga sp. H8 genome contains a region encoding:
- a CDS encoding RNA polymerase sigma-70 factor: MAEAVIFAPNFYPVTVELTDSRTITLLAEGSEAAFEEAFKTYFKSLHAYACTILRDEVAAEEMVQNVFCKIWEKREQINVHTSLKSYLYRSVHNESMDYLKRQKAKAAHQTYTMHHSKHETDTNNTARKLLLGELEKKLHHALNELPQQCRTIFQMSRFEELKYQEIANQLGISVKTVENQMGKALKLMRLKLINFLPLVAFSFLHF, encoded by the coding sequence TTGGCAGAAGCAGTTATCTTTGCACCAAATTTTTATCCGGTAACAGTGGAATTAACTGACAGTCGTACTATCACATTACTGGCCGAGGGCAGCGAAGCAGCCTTTGAGGAGGCGTTTAAAACCTACTTCAAGAGCCTGCACGCCTATGCCTGCACCATTTTAAGGGATGAAGTAGCTGCAGAAGAGATGGTGCAAAATGTATTCTGCAAAATATGGGAGAAAAGGGAGCAGATCAATGTACATACCTCGTTAAAGTCTTACCTATACAGGTCAGTACACAATGAAAGCATGGACTATCTGAAAAGGCAGAAAGCAAAGGCAGCTCATCAAACCTACACTATGCATCATTCAAAACACGAAACGGATACCAACAACACTGCCCGCAAGCTGTTGTTGGGTGAATTGGAAAAGAAACTGCACCATGCATTGAATGAGTTACCGCAGCAATGCAGAACCATTTTCCAGATGAGCAGATTTGAAGAACTGAAATACCAGGAAATAGCCAATCAACTGGGCATCTCTGTTAAAACGGTAGAGAATCAAATGGGGAAAGCCCTGAAACTGATGCGGCTGAAACTGATTAACTTTTTG
- a CDS encoding malate:quinone oxidoreductase has translation MDAKRQEVDIILIGAGIMSATLGMLLKELQPDCTIAIYERLEVAAAESSDAWNNAGTGHSAFCELNYTPEQPDGTVDINKAVKIAESFEISKQFWAYLIEQQRIKLPDTFIQSVPHMSFVWGDENVAFLKERYEALRQCYLFQDMEYTEDTAQMEQWMPLVMEGRGKGEKLAATRMALGTDVNFGALTRSMFGQLMEMEGVSLYFNHEVKDFSRDPEKGWLVKVKNLFTEDKEWVKGRFVFIGAGGGSLPLLEKADIPEGWGYGGFPVSGQWLKCTNRAVIEKHHAKVYGKATVGAPPMSVPHLDTRFIKGEKELLFGPYAGFSTRFLKSGSLMDLPLSVKINNIRPMLAAGLDNMALTKYLIEQVRQSPEDRLTALRAYMPTAVMADWELEIAGQRVQVIKKDAEKGGILEFGTEVVSAADGSIAALLGASPGASTAVSIMLQLLQVCFKDQMASAAWQARLKEMIPSFGNALAENKVLCDRTRAWTSKVLGLKIPE, from the coding sequence ATGGACGCAAAGCGACAGGAGGTGGATATAATTTTGATAGGTGCGGGTATCATGAGTGCCACACTTGGCATGTTATTAAAGGAGCTGCAGCCGGATTGTACGATCGCGATATATGAGCGGCTGGAAGTAGCGGCGGCAGAAAGTTCTGATGCCTGGAATAATGCGGGTACAGGGCATTCTGCTTTTTGTGAGCTGAATTATACACCGGAACAACCCGATGGCACTGTAGATATCAATAAAGCGGTGAAAATTGCAGAGTCTTTTGAGATATCCAAACAATTCTGGGCTTACCTGATTGAGCAGCAACGGATAAAGCTACCGGATACTTTTATCCAAAGTGTACCACATATGAGTTTTGTATGGGGAGATGAAAATGTTGCTTTCCTGAAGGAACGTTATGAAGCGCTTCGTCAATGTTACCTGTTTCAGGATATGGAGTATACGGAAGATACTGCACAGATGGAGCAGTGGATGCCATTGGTAATGGAAGGACGGGGCAAGGGCGAAAAGCTGGCGGCTACCCGGATGGCATTAGGTACCGATGTCAACTTTGGGGCATTGACGCGGTCGATGTTTGGCCAGCTGATGGAAATGGAAGGCGTAAGCCTATATTTTAACCATGAGGTGAAGGATTTTAGTAGGGATCCGGAGAAAGGATGGCTGGTAAAAGTAAAAAATCTGTTTACCGAAGATAAGGAATGGGTAAAAGGTCGTTTTGTTTTTATTGGTGCGGGCGGAGGGTCCTTACCACTATTGGAAAAGGCGGATATTCCTGAAGGTTGGGGATATGGAGGATTCCCGGTTAGCGGGCAATGGTTAAAATGTACTAACCGGGCAGTGATCGAAAAGCACCACGCCAAAGTATATGGGAAAGCTACGGTAGGTGCACCGCCTATGTCTGTACCACATCTGGATACCCGGTTTATTAAGGGGGAAAAGGAATTACTTTTCGGTCCGTATGCGGGTTTTTCCACCCGGTTTCTGAAAAGCGGCTCTCTTATGGACCTGCCTTTGTCTGTTAAGATCAATAATATACGGCCTATGCTGGCAGCAGGACTGGATAATATGGCACTTACAAAATACCTGATTGAACAGGTCCGGCAGTCGCCTGAAGACCGGCTCACGGCACTCCGTGCTTATATGCCCACGGCGGTAATGGCGGATTGGGAATTGGAAATTGCGGGTCAGCGGGTACAGGTGATCAAAAAAGATGCGGAAAAGGGGGGAATACTTGAATTTGGAACCGAAGTGGTCAGTGCTGCAGATGGCAGTATAGCGGCCTTGTTGGGCGCCTCTCCCGGGGCCTCTACAGCAGTGTCTATCATGCTGCAATTGCTGCAGGTGTGTTTTAAGGACCAGATGGCTTCCGCAGCCTGGCAGGCTCGCTTAAAAGAAATGATCCCTTCTTTTGGAAACGCGCTGGCCGAAAATAAAGTGCTGTGTGACCGTACCCGTGCATGGACCAGTAAGGTACTTGGTTTGAAAATCCCCGAATAA